In a single window of the Streptomyces sp. NBC_00285 genome:
- a CDS encoding MFS transporter: protein MNVTTPASGSAERRAATLVMACLGVFVAYLPVTTVAVSLPVIQSALGATTAQLSWVQDAFVLPMAAFILTAGVVGDVYGRKKVFLGGLLFSAAGATVALTAQSVQMLWVGQALAGLGAATLLPTTLALISHSVPDHRERGKFIGLWATSLMAALAVGPIIAGVILDHYAWRWIYLLAIPVSLLAAGIAAGLLTDSRAPFERRLDWPGQITATVTVTALVYGVIEGGADSFTGPKVLTALAVAVVGGVAFVLAERRSDSPMLDLALFRSPAFTATTVVAMMTFLALIGFFFLLSLYFGMVQRLDTLEAARRLLMVTACALLVGGPVGRLMHRISARVLITGGLLLVSASLFALIGVDADTSFMSLAWRLVPLGLGMGVVMTPMTATAVASVPHHLAGMAAAGNNAFRQVGGALGPAVLGALLTTRALHTFPAHLAEAEVSGPAGERVLAAADQGGLGAVAGLDLGADTGRAMGALSEAFLDGLRLSLTVAGALTLLAALVALVLLRRPRSAGAGHTQIAASNPAGGGVSAEAATATAAGSRGER, encoded by the coding sequence GTGAATGTCACAACCCCGGCAAGCGGGTCGGCCGAGCGGCGGGCTGCCACGCTCGTCATGGCCTGCCTCGGCGTCTTCGTCGCCTATCTGCCGGTCACCACGGTCGCCGTGAGCCTGCCCGTCATCCAGTCGGCGCTGGGTGCCACGACCGCCCAACTGTCCTGGGTGCAGGACGCGTTCGTCCTTCCCATGGCCGCGTTCATCCTGACTGCCGGTGTCGTCGGTGACGTCTACGGACGCAAGAAGGTGTTCCTGGGCGGGCTGCTGTTCTCCGCGGCCGGTGCCACCGTCGCGCTCACCGCCCAGTCGGTGCAGATGCTGTGGGTCGGCCAGGCTCTCGCCGGACTCGGCGCGGCCACGCTGCTGCCCACCACGCTGGCGCTGATCAGCCACTCGGTGCCCGACCACCGGGAGCGCGGCAAGTTCATCGGCCTGTGGGCCACCTCGCTGATGGCGGCGCTCGCCGTCGGCCCGATCATCGCCGGAGTGATCCTCGACCACTACGCCTGGCGCTGGATCTACCTGCTGGCGATCCCCGTCTCGCTGCTCGCCGCAGGCATCGCCGCCGGACTGCTGACCGACTCGCGCGCGCCCTTCGAGCGGCGGCTCGACTGGCCCGGCCAGATCACCGCCACGGTGACCGTCACCGCCCTGGTCTACGGCGTCATCGAGGGCGGAGCCGACTCCTTCACCGGCCCGAAGGTGCTGACGGCCCTCGCGGTGGCTGTCGTCGGCGGTGTCGCCTTCGTGCTCGCGGAACGGCGCAGCGACAGTCCGATGCTCGACCTCGCACTGTTCCGCAGCCCGGCCTTCACCGCCACCACGGTCGTCGCGATGATGACCTTCCTCGCGCTGATCGGCTTCTTCTTCCTGCTCAGCCTCTACTTCGGGATGGTGCAGCGACTCGACACCCTGGAGGCGGCCCGGCGACTGCTGATGGTGACCGCGTGCGCTCTCCTGGTCGGCGGGCCGGTGGGACGCCTCATGCACCGGATATCCGCTCGCGTGCTGATCACGGGCGGTCTGCTCCTTGTCTCGGCCTCGCTGTTCGCACTCATCGGCGTCGACGCGGACACCTCCTTCATGTCACTGGCCTGGCGGCTGGTGCCCCTGGGGCTCGGAATGGGGGTGGTCATGACCCCGATGACCGCGACGGCCGTGGCCTCCGTGCCGCACCACCTCGCCGGCATGGCCGCGGCGGGCAACAACGCCTTCCGGCAGGTCGGCGGCGCGCTCGGCCCGGCCGTCCTGGGCGCCCTGCTGACCACCCGGGCGCTGCACACCTTCCCCGCTCACCTGGCCGAGGCCGAAGTGAGCGGGCCGGCAGGGGAACGGGTCCTCGCGGCGGCGGACCAGGGAGGGCTGGGCGCGGTCGCCGGGCTCGACCTGGGCGCGGACACGGGGCGGGCCATGGGTGCCCTGAGCGAGGCCTTCCTGGACGGGCTGCGGCTGAGCCTGACGGTCGCCGGCGCACTCACCCTGCTCGCCGCGCTGGTCGCCCTCGTGCTGCTCCGCCGCCCCCGGAGCGCGGGGGCCGGACACACGCAGATCGCCGCGTCGAACCCGGCAGGTGGTGGCGTCTCCGCCGAGGCGGCTACGGCGACGGCGGCGGGGAGCCGCGGGGAGCGTTGA
- a CDS encoding tyrosine-type recombinase/integrase: protein MPSKSHEERLLLVSPELASVLATISKRLRDANGGKIPLTARYDDHERVTGPVLPHLFQRRHYWQPQVMGQNTVSRLLRKTLERMGLRDQAGNPMRYTPHDFRRMFATEAVTGGLPVHIAARILGHKALTTTQAYLAVFQDDLIRTYRGFLDRRRAERPVEEYREPTEQEWRAFQQHFELRKVSLGTCGRPYGTPCKHEHACIRCPVLQIDPRQRGRLIEIIQNLHERIREARGNGWLGEVEGLQASLDAATAKLNSLTLP from the coding sequence GTGCCGTCCAAGAGCCACGAAGAACGGCTGCTGCTGGTCAGCCCGGAACTGGCCAGCGTCCTGGCCACGATCAGCAAGCGCCTGCGGGACGCCAATGGCGGCAAGATCCCGCTCACCGCCCGCTACGACGACCACGAACGCGTCACCGGGCCAGTGCTGCCGCACCTCTTCCAGCGCCGCCACTACTGGCAGCCGCAGGTCATGGGCCAGAACACCGTCTCCCGCCTGCTCCGCAAGACCCTGGAACGGATGGGGCTGCGCGACCAGGCCGGCAACCCGATGCGCTACACGCCCCACGACTTCCGCAGGATGTTCGCGACCGAGGCCGTCACCGGCGGACTGCCTGTCCACATCGCCGCCCGCATCCTCGGACATAAAGCCCTGACGACCACTCAGGCATACCTCGCGGTCTTCCAGGACGACCTGATCCGCACCTACCGCGGCTTCCTCGACCGCCGCCGGGCCGAACGCCCCGTCGAGGAATACCGGGAGCCCACCGAGCAGGAGTGGCGCGCCTTCCAGCAGCACTTCGAGCTGCGCAAGGTCTCCCTGGGGACCTGCGGGCGCCCCTACGGAACCCCGTGCAAGCACGAACACGCCTGCATCCGCTGCCCGGTCCTCCAGATCGACCCCCGCCAACGGGGCCGCCTCATCGAGATCATCCAGAACCTCCACGAACGCATCCGCGAAGCCCGCGGCAACGGCTGGCTCGGAGAAGTCGAAGGACTCCAGGCCAGCCTCGACGCCGCCACTGCCAAGCTCAACAGCCTCACCCTGCCGTAG
- a CDS encoding MarR family winged helix-turn-helix transcriptional regulator, which yields MTDAAFPTTGYLAWQFSQIIAGRLERALRAEDLTLAQHNALQQVLWTPGVSAAEIARRSGITAQSMGAAVSQLVERGLLRREPHPTSRRSVRLFATTEGESTAARAASIAQRIERETTSPLSPDDKDSIHGLLYRLVEELNPDALAIDSRPLN from the coding sequence GTGACCGATGCCGCGTTCCCCACCACCGGATACCTCGCCTGGCAGTTCTCCCAGATCATCGCCGGACGGCTGGAGCGGGCACTGCGCGCGGAAGACCTCACACTGGCGCAGCACAACGCTCTGCAGCAGGTCCTCTGGACGCCGGGTGTGTCCGCCGCCGAGATCGCGCGCCGCTCGGGCATCACGGCCCAGTCCATGGGAGCCGCAGTGAGTCAGCTCGTCGAGAGAGGACTACTACGACGTGAGCCGCACCCGACCAGCCGCCGCAGCGTGCGCCTGTTCGCGACCACCGAGGGAGAGTCAACCGCCGCTCGTGCCGCTTCGATCGCCCAGCGGATCGAACGGGAGACGACCTCACCACTCTCCCCGGACGACAAGGACAGCATTCACGGTCTGCTCTACCGTTTGGTCGAGGAACTGAACCCCGATGCCCTCGCCATCGACAGTCGCCCCTTGAACTAG
- a CDS encoding ABC transporter permease, which produces MSTSPTTSTEARPAPHHHAMDAAPAPQGATGAKGVLLPVAIVLVIGSIFVSVFLAAFHAPRPHNLPVAVVGTTQRLEQVTGGLELGLPGGFEVKRYADENTARRALQDRKVYAAYVTGPGKSATLLYAGANGPSVTSTVTGAFSGVAKADNDRLTVRDLVPASAGDTRGMSVFYAGFGVVLAGFLFGMMTYQMAPRLEYRWRLASLASFSILAGVLVAAMAGSLGFAALPGPFLGIAGIIALMAAAVGSATMTFMRLFGRAGMSLAAVVLLTFGNSTSGGTLPTPYLPDWLHPLSEVLPVGVGVRAVQGLSHFNNDGLTAGIVVLVAWILVAAVVLFWLDARGPRRAAVG; this is translated from the coding sequence ATGTCCACATCACCCACCACTTCCACCGAGGCGCGCCCTGCGCCCCATCACCACGCGATGGACGCCGCTCCAGCGCCGCAAGGTGCCACCGGAGCGAAGGGAGTTCTGCTGCCGGTCGCGATCGTGCTGGTCATCGGCTCGATCTTCGTCAGCGTGTTCCTGGCCGCCTTCCACGCCCCCCGGCCTCACAACCTTCCGGTCGCCGTCGTCGGGACGACCCAACGGCTCGAACAGGTCACCGGAGGGCTGGAACTCGGGCTGCCCGGCGGCTTCGAGGTGAAGCGCTACGCCGACGAGAACACGGCCCGCCGCGCGCTGCAGGACCGCAAGGTGTACGCCGCCTATGTCACCGGCCCCGGGAAGTCCGCCACACTGCTGTACGCCGGAGCCAACGGCCCTTCGGTGACCTCGACGGTCACCGGCGCCTTCTCCGGTGTCGCCAAGGCGGACAATGACCGGCTGACCGTGCGCGACCTCGTGCCGGCCTCGGCGGGCGACACCCGCGGCATGTCGGTGTTCTACGCCGGGTTCGGCGTCGTACTGGCCGGATTCCTGTTCGGCATGATGACCTACCAGATGGCTCCACGACTGGAGTACCGGTGGAGGTTGGCCAGCCTGGCCTCCTTCAGCATCCTCGCCGGCGTCCTCGTGGCGGCGATGGCCGGCAGCCTCGGCTTCGCGGCACTACCCGGGCCCTTCCTGGGCATCGCGGGGATCATCGCCCTGATGGCCGCGGCCGTCGGCAGCGCGACCATGACGTTCATGCGTCTCTTCGGCCGCGCCGGGATGTCGCTGGCCGCCGTGGTCCTGCTGACCTTCGGCAACAGCACGAGCGGTGGCACGCTGCCCACCCCCTACCTGCCGGACTGGCTGCATCCGCTCTCGGAGGTCCTCCCGGTGGGAGTCGGCGTACGAGCCGTCCAGGGCTTGTCCCACTTCAACAACGACGGTCTCACCGCGGGTATCGTCGTCCTGGTGGCATGGATCCTCGTTGCCGCCGTGGTGCTCTTCTGGCTCGATGCCCGCGGACCTCGCCGCGCAGCCGTCGGCTGA
- a CDS encoding HNH endonuclease → MDKTSLLLAVRQQGLCPLCKQALIAGAEYEPDSPREWINWFAASKKMLHKHHFTYRRDSGTDERNNLRLVHSECHRQHHAGDGERATSPC, encoded by the coding sequence ATGGACAAGACGAGTCTTCTCCTGGCGGTCCGGCAGCAGGGGCTCTGTCCTCTCTGCAAACAGGCGCTGATCGCCGGAGCCGAGTACGAACCGGACAGCCCACGCGAGTGGATCAACTGGTTCGCGGCCTCGAAGAAGATGCTCCACAAGCATCACTTCACCTACCGGCGAGACAGCGGCACGGACGAGCGGAACAACCTTCGCCTCGTGCACTCCGAATGCCACCGCCAGCACCACGCGGGCGACGGCGAACGGGCCACATCACCCTGCTGA
- a CDS encoding SDR family NAD(P)-dependent oxidoreductase, which produces MTRPLALITGASSGIGAAYARLLADDHDLVLVARRADRLADLAQELRAHGAAAEVLPADLMAHDGIAAVTDRLAAGDVRMLISNAGAGGYAPLVDVDPADIDRLLTLNAVAPVRLVHAALPGMLAAGEGVIVTVASLLAFSAGLADSRAPRRTLYVAAKSAVLGFTRTLAGELADTPVRVQVVCPGVVATEWNSGAGRSIPWAMSPEDVAAASLAGLRLGETVCAPGLEGQDSALDALLASEAAFVTGGNQPTPAARYMEPQD; this is translated from the coding sequence ATGACTCGCCCCCTCGCTTTGATCACTGGCGCCTCCTCCGGCATCGGCGCCGCCTATGCCCGTCTCCTGGCGGACGATCACGACCTCGTCCTGGTCGCGCGACGCGCCGACCGGCTCGCCGATCTCGCCCAGGAACTCCGCGCTCATGGAGCAGCCGCCGAGGTGCTGCCCGCCGACCTCATGGCCCATGACGGCATCGCCGCTGTCACCGACCGGCTGGCCGCCGGGGACGTGCGCATGCTGATCAGCAATGCCGGCGCCGGCGGCTATGCCCCGCTCGTCGACGTCGACCCTGCCGACATCGACCGCCTGCTCACCCTCAACGCCGTCGCCCCCGTCCGGCTGGTCCACGCCGCACTCCCCGGAATGCTCGCTGCGGGCGAAGGTGTGATCGTCACCGTCGCCTCGCTCCTCGCGTTCAGTGCGGGCCTTGCTGACTCGCGAGCACCCCGGCGCACCTTGTATGTCGCCGCGAAGTCCGCCGTCTTGGGCTTCACGCGCACCCTCGCCGGTGAGCTCGCCGACACCCCGGTTCGCGTCCAGGTGGTGTGCCCCGGCGTTGTGGCAACAGAGTGGAACAGCGGCGCCGGCCGCAGCATCCCCTGGGCGATGTCGCCCGAGGACGTCGCAGCGGCCAGCCTGGCCGGGCTGCGCCTCGGTGAGACCGTCTGTGCCCCTGGTCTGGAGGGCCAGGACTCAGCCCTGGACGCCTTGCTCGCCTCAGAGGCCGCTTTCGTTACGGGCGGCAACCAGCCGACACCCGCGGCTCGCTACATGGAGCCGCAGGACTAG
- a CDS encoding MarR family winged helix-turn-helix transcriptional regulator, with translation MSRTHADPSTRMGYLAWQVVHVMGTRLERALRSLDLTAAQHNALQHVGWTPGISAAEIARRTGLTPQSMGAAVNALVDRGLLVRREHPSNRRTVRLTITDSGAKLAGRARELVERLDTEALAVLAPAERAAIHSLLLHVLAELNPDALPPLDMRGADSGVA, from the coding sequence GTGAGCCGCACGCACGCAGATCCGTCCACGCGCATGGGCTACCTGGCGTGGCAGGTGGTCCACGTGATGGGAACGCGGCTCGAGAGGGCGTTGCGTTCGCTCGACCTCACGGCGGCGCAGCACAACGCGTTGCAGCACGTCGGCTGGACGCCGGGAATCTCCGCCGCGGAAATCGCGCGTCGGACCGGCTTGACTCCCCAGTCCATGGGTGCCGCCGTCAATGCGCTGGTCGACCGCGGCCTTCTGGTGCGCCGCGAGCATCCTTCGAACCGGAGAACCGTGCGGCTGACCATCACCGACAGTGGCGCGAAGCTCGCCGGCCGGGCGCGGGAACTGGTGGAGCGACTGGACACGGAGGCGCTCGCGGTCCTCGCTCCCGCCGAGCGGGCGGCAATTCATTCCTTGCTGCTCCACGTGCTTGCCGAGCTCAATCCTGATGCCTTGCCGCCGTTGGATATGCGTGGTGCGGACTCCGGAGTGGCGTGA
- a CDS encoding DUF6479 family protein, with protein sequence MNQAVNTEWMDLAAGRGGLAAGLIVAGVVIVAVLIGAFWLGARVRRNESRPPTPEEQPKLPEGGPVREVREHREADEMPRSDTRLTPHELPGHGNSPTRTGSSQERPRWDEGGSGGFGSGGPGRS encoded by the coding sequence ATGAACCAAGCCGTGAACACCGAATGGATGGACCTCGCCGCGGGCCGGGGCGGCCTCGCGGCCGGGCTGATCGTGGCGGGTGTGGTGATCGTCGCGGTCCTGATCGGCGCCTTCTGGCTGGGCGCCCGGGTCAGGCGCAACGAGTCGCGCCCGCCCACTCCCGAGGAACAGCCGAAACTGCCGGAGGGCGGACCGGTCCGTGAGGTCCGGGAGCACCGGGAGGCCGACGAGATGCCCAGGAGTGACACCCGGCTGACCCCGCACGAGCTGCCGGGTCACGGCAACAGTCCGACCCGGACGGGCTCGTCGCAGGAGCGGCCCCGCTGGGACGAGGGCGGCAGCGGGGGCTTCGGCAGCGGGGGCCCGGGGCGCAGCTGA
- a CDS encoding MarR family winged helix-turn-helix transcriptional regulator yields MIRNDEEPVGLGALDRVTWALRRAELAVQSLKEQRLRPLGMAAAHYTLLISVHDEPGLTGAELARRLNVTPQAIASLVARLEGRGQLERREHSRHRHIQELHLTDAGREALRAADAVIAGIERQVTDGLGSETAHLRALLDQVTEAVRKVSAHGPVD; encoded by the coding sequence GTGATACGCAATGATGAGGAGCCGGTCGGGCTCGGCGCGCTTGACCGGGTGACCTGGGCGTTGCGCCGTGCGGAGTTGGCGGTGCAGAGCCTCAAGGAGCAGCGACTGCGCCCGCTGGGCATGGCGGCGGCGCACTACACGCTCCTGATCTCCGTGCACGACGAGCCAGGGCTGACCGGCGCCGAACTCGCCCGCCGCCTCAACGTGACGCCACAGGCCATTGCCTCACTGGTGGCGCGCCTGGAGGGCCGCGGGCAGTTGGAGAGACGTGAGCATTCGCGCCACCGGCACATCCAGGAGCTGCACCTCACCGATGCCGGGCGGGAGGCGTTGCGCGCGGCCGACGCAGTGATCGCCGGCATCGAGCGGCAGGTCACCGATGGTCTCGGCTCGGAGACAGCACACCTGCGAGCACTGCTCGACCAAGTGACCGAGGCGGTTCGCAAGGTCTCGGCCCACGGCCCCGTCGACTGA
- a CDS encoding TetR/AcrR family transcriptional regulator: protein MNRARGRQPSNGSTRGRPRSAAVEQAILEGVMTLLEDGVPLGDLSVERIARTAGVGKAAIYRRWSDKEDLFVDVIRAAESAEPELPGTSMRDDLVVLLESLRQRSLVGSLSAILHNAHALTRSSPNIWAAYHAHVITPRRDLGLAILRRGRANGELRTDIDLELAVEMFVAPLLIRSFVGPEPDLPDGVAEQIVDTVLHGLRPVNSPSA, encoded by the coding sequence ATGAACCGTGCCAGAGGCCGTCAGCCGTCGAACGGATCCACCCGCGGTCGCCCCCGCAGCGCAGCCGTGGAACAGGCCATCCTGGAGGGAGTGATGACCCTCCTGGAGGACGGCGTGCCATTGGGCGATCTCTCCGTCGAGCGAATCGCCCGCACCGCCGGCGTCGGCAAAGCGGCCATCTACCGCCGCTGGAGCGACAAAGAGGATCTGTTCGTCGACGTCATACGCGCTGCCGAGTCCGCCGAACCCGAACTCCCCGGCACCTCGATGCGGGACGACCTCGTCGTTCTGCTGGAGTCACTGCGGCAGCGCAGCCTGGTCGGCTCCTTGTCGGCGATCCTGCACAACGCGCACGCCCTGACGAGGAGCAGCCCGAACATATGGGCCGCCTATCATGCCCACGTGATCACTCCCCGGCGTGACCTCGGACTGGCGATCCTCCGTCGAGGCCGGGCAAACGGGGAACTTCGTACGGACATCGACCTGGAACTGGCTGTCGAAATGTTCGTCGCTCCTCTGCTCATACGCTCGTTCGTCGGCCCCGAACCCGACCTCCCTGACGGAGTGGCCGAGCAGATCGTCGACACCGTGCTCCACGGTCTACGGCCCGTCAACTCCCCGAGCGCTTGA
- a CDS encoding acyl-CoA dehydrogenase family protein, whose translation MHLDHTPEQHRLRTELSTYFADLVPDNAHARFTDRDAQKRFYRDTIRRLGADGWLGVGWPKEYGGRGLTATDQFIFFDEAAQAGVPLPLMALNTVGPTIMRYGTDEQKSWFLPRILAGEIDFAIGYSEPDAGTDLAALKTRAVRDGDDYVVNGHKIWTTNGDTADWVWLAVRTDPDAPPHKGITMLLMPTTDPGYSCTVINTLASHDTTASYYENVRVPVSHRVGEENQGWRLITNQLNHERVTLAAHGTMAIRALHNVQRWAAETKLADGRRVIDLPWVRRRLAQTHTRLDALKLLNWRMVGAVQDGTLTPQDASAVKVYGSEARRDAYAWLMEIVAAAGALKEGSEGAVLHGELERGYRSAVIFTFGGGNNEIQREIISWIGLGMPRVRR comes from the coding sequence GTGCATCTCGACCACACACCCGAACAGCATCGGCTGCGCACCGAACTGAGCACGTACTTCGCCGATCTGGTCCCGGACAACGCGCACGCCCGTTTCACCGACCGGGACGCCCAGAAGCGCTTCTACCGCGACACCATCCGGCGCCTCGGCGCGGACGGCTGGCTCGGGGTGGGCTGGCCCAAGGAGTACGGCGGCCGCGGCCTGACCGCGACGGACCAGTTCATCTTCTTCGACGAGGCCGCCCAGGCCGGCGTACCGCTGCCTCTGATGGCCCTGAACACCGTCGGCCCGACGATCATGCGGTACGGCACCGACGAGCAGAAGTCCTGGTTCCTGCCGCGCATCCTCGCCGGTGAGATCGACTTCGCGATCGGCTACAGCGAGCCCGACGCGGGCACCGACCTGGCGGCCCTGAAGACCCGCGCGGTACGGGACGGCGACGACTACGTCGTCAACGGCCACAAGATCTGGACCACCAACGGCGACACCGCCGACTGGGTCTGGCTCGCCGTCCGCACCGACCCCGACGCCCCGCCGCACAAGGGCATCACCATGCTCCTGATGCCGACCACCGACCCCGGCTACTCCTGCACGGTCATCAACACCCTCGCCTCGCACGACACCACGGCCAGCTACTACGAGAACGTCCGCGTCCCCGTCTCGCACCGCGTCGGCGAGGAGAACCAGGGCTGGCGGCTGATCACCAACCAGCTCAACCACGAGCGGGTCACGCTCGCGGCCCACGGCACGATGGCGATCCGCGCCCTGCACAACGTGCAGCGATGGGCGGCGGAGACCAAGCTCGCCGACGGCCGCCGCGTGATCGACCTGCCCTGGGTGCGCCGCCGCCTCGCCCAGACCCACACGCGTCTCGACGCGCTCAAACTCCTCAACTGGCGGATGGTGGGCGCCGTCCAGGACGGCACCCTCACCCCGCAGGACGCCTCCGCGGTCAAGGTCTACGGCTCCGAGGCCCGCCGGGACGCCTACGCGTGGCTCATGGAGATCGTCGCGGCGGCCGGCGCCCTGAAGGAGGGCTCGGAGGGTGCCGTCCTCCACGGCGAACTGGAGCGCGGCTACCGTTCGGCGGTGATCTTCACCTTCGGCGGCGGCAACAACGAGATCCAGCGGGAGATCATCTCTTGGATCGGTCTGGGTATGCCGCGCGTACGGCGGTAG
- a CDS encoding MarR family winged helix-turn-helix transcriptional regulator, producing the protein MDDQDPALRLVHLLRAITVELDLFGAEFADGNGLHPTDVRALIHLLDASRADLIATPGRLGSQLGLNSASVTALIDRLERLGLVRRERDTHDRRRVLLAVEDKAVALGWSFFGPLINNMVAAMRSFDDAELTTVLRFLVEMRDAAAAGRQAQREGAT; encoded by the coding sequence ATGGACGACCAGGACCCCGCACTCCGACTGGTCCATCTGCTGCGGGCCATCACGGTCGAACTCGACCTCTTCGGCGCCGAGTTCGCCGACGGCAACGGGCTGCATCCCACCGACGTACGCGCACTGATCCACCTGCTGGACGCCAGTCGTGCAGACCTCATCGCCACACCAGGCCGGCTCGGCAGCCAGCTGGGGTTGAACTCGGCCTCCGTCACGGCGCTGATCGACCGGCTGGAGCGGCTGGGCCTCGTCCGCCGCGAACGGGACACCCACGACCGCCGCCGGGTCCTGTTGGCGGTGGAGGACAAGGCTGTGGCCCTGGGCTGGTCGTTCTTCGGACCACTGATCAACAACATGGTCGCGGCTATGCGTTCCTTCGACGATGCGGAGCTGACCACGGTGCTGCGTTTCCTGGTGGAGATGCGCGACGCCGCTGCCGCAGGACGGCAAGCCCAGCGGGAGGGCGCCACCTGA
- a CDS encoding ferredoxin, translated as MTTTTSQQELFRFLEDRFACAQACTECARVCALRASLVDPDGDEEQELLRRKGIMCAEVCDATCRVLSEENHLDEAGIRAQLEWCRSVCLECAQVLDLHAGNEDAAKACRECAQECTDFMATLA; from the coding sequence GTGACGACGACTACTTCCCAACAGGAACTCTTCCGCTTCCTGGAGGACCGCTTCGCGTGTGCCCAGGCGTGCACCGAGTGTGCACGTGTCTGTGCGCTGCGTGCGAGCCTGGTCGATCCGGACGGCGACGAGGAGCAGGAACTACTGCGCCGCAAGGGCATCATGTGCGCGGAGGTGTGCGACGCGACCTGTCGTGTGCTCTCCGAGGAGAACCATCTCGACGAGGCCGGGATCCGCGCCCAGCTGGAATGGTGCCGATCGGTCTGCCTGGAGTGCGCCCAGGTCCTCGACCTGCATGCCGGCAACGAGGACGCGGCCAAGGCGTGCCGCGAGTGCGCCCAGGAATGCACGGACTTCATGGCGACCCTCGCCTGA
- a CDS encoding DUF7134 domain-containing protein, protein MIAPASLQRVTGAHPRLLDAALATFAGGLGLLPLLFGRWPDGVHPSGADAMAATAAFLLVLARRRTPLPVLALAVLGEVAFTVIASYPSRVLKMAALIAVYTVARTVRRRIAVIAVSGTALALYRGRGLHDGARCPSTAGRRLYEAHTPGLPDAAKGRVRKNRHYDGTTQRGQLPEEAHQRLSAKPTRITPLRSPHHAYPTAARHQD, encoded by the coding sequence GTGATCGCACCGGCGTCGCTGCAACGGGTCACCGGCGCTCACCCGCGCCTGCTGGACGCCGCCCTCGCCACCTTCGCGGGCGGTCTCGGCCTGCTGCCCCTGCTGTTCGGACGGTGGCCCGACGGCGTACACCCCTCGGGCGCCGACGCCATGGCCGCGACGGCTGCGTTCCTGCTTGTGCTGGCCCGCCGCCGGACACCGCTGCCCGTCCTGGCGCTGGCAGTGCTCGGGGAGGTTGCCTTCACCGTCATCGCGTCGTATCCGTCGCGGGTGCTGAAGATGGCCGCGTTGATCGCGGTCTACACCGTGGCCCGAACAGTCCGCCGGCGAATCGCCGTGATCGCCGTCTCGGGCACAGCCCTCGCCCTGTACCGAGGCCGCGGCCTGCATGACGGCGCCAGGTGCCCGTCAACTGCCGGACGGCGGCTGTATGAGGCTCACACGCCAGGCCTTCCGGACGCAGCCAAGGGCCGCGTCCGGAAGAACCGCCACTACGACGGCACGACGCAACGGGGACAACTGCCGGAGGAGGCGCACCAACGCCTCTCTGCGAAGCCCACCCGGATCACGCCACTCCGGAGTCCGCACCACGCATATCCAACGGCGGCAAGGCATCAGGATTGA